One genomic segment of Spirochaetota bacterium includes these proteins:
- a CDS encoding outer membrane lipoprotein carrier protein LolA — MSGISNNKFVSLAIAPVIVLLCVITGYPYKFDFLTVNDIVKQIKKAFSDVESYQANFVMTSDRMGKRQNQSGTIWYMAPHYLRIDFDTPYGQKIVSDGKQVWIYIPSINVVAEQDLNSSMFAIGTGSGLNRLFSKYHYKFDGKEQPRVENNNKYYVLFLKQKETRSGFRTMKLWINEQYFITKASGETANGKNITIELKNINTKVDLKKGFFKFDPPSNARIIKNPMLAEE, encoded by the coding sequence ATGTCAGGTATATCAAATAATAAGTTTGTAAGTTTGGCGATAGCTCCTGTAATAGTACTATTGTGTGTAATTACAGGCTATCCTTATAAGTTTGACTTTTTAACCGTAAATGATATTGTTAAGCAGATTAAAAAAGCTTTTTCTGATGTTGAGAGCTATCAGGCAAACTTTGTAATGACTTCTGACCGAATGGGTAAACGACAAAATCAGAGTGGCACAATCTGGTATATGGCACCACATTATCTACGTATTGATTTTGATACACCCTACGGACAAAAAATTGTTTCAGATGGCAAGCAGGTGTGGATATATATTCCATCAATCAATGTTGTTGCAGAACAGGATTTAAACAGTTCAATGTTTGCTATTGGAACAGGATCAGGCTTAAACAGGCTTTTCTCAAAATATCATTATAAATTTGATGGAAAAGAACAGCCACGAGTGGAAAATAACAATAAATATTATGTATTGTTTTTAAAACAGAAGGAAACGCGAAGCGGTTTCAGAACAATGAAACTATGGATAAATGAGCAGTATTTTATCACAAAAGCATCTGGCGAAACTGCAAATGGCAAAAATATTACTATTGAATTAAAAAATATTAATACTAAGGTAGACTTAAAAAAAGGTTTCTTTAAATTTGATCCTCCTTCAAACGCCAGAATAATTAAAAATCCCATGTTGGCAGAGGAATAG